The stretch of DNA GCCATTCCAAGCTGGGGTTCTGGGATGAAAACGCGAACGTAGATTTGATCTTTTTCCAGCAACCGCGCGACGGTTTGATTCGGCGTCAGCAAATCGCCAGGGCGTACGCTGAGCACTTCAACCGTGGCAGCCGCCGAAGATTTGACCTCGCCTTCTTCAAGCTGGACTTTGATTTGTTCCAATCGGGCCTGGGCTTCGGCCAGTTGAGCGCGCGCGTCGGCGATTTCTTCGGCGCGCGGGCCGGCCAGCACCAACTTTTCAGCCTCCTGCGCCTGCCGAAATTTCTCTTCGGCGGCGCGAATGTCTTCCTTGCGACTGCCGTGCAGCAACAGATCGAGCCGCTTCTTTTCGGCATCGCGCCGAGCGCGAAGGTTTTCCAAACGAAACTTGGCCGAATCGAATTCCTGCTGGGAAATGTCGCCGGAGGCTCGCAACTTCTCGGTT from Chloroflexota bacterium encodes:
- a CDS encoding efflux RND transporter periplasmic adaptor subunit; the encoded protein is EARIEQQQARLERLLHGARPEEKAQAKAATETARASLESVKNWPRPEEIEQERAAVAAAEADLDNAAIAFQRTEKLRASGDISQQEFDSAKFRLENLRARRDAEKKRLDLLLHGSRKEDIRAAEEKFRQAQEAEKLVLAGPRAEEIADARAQLAEAQARLEQIKVQLEEGEVKSSAAATVEVLSVRPGDLLTPNQTVARLLEKDQIYVRVFIPEPQLGMAKVGQKAKIKVDSFSDRLFDGVVEQINSQGEFTPRNVQSRDERNHQVFGVKVRIDNREGKLKPGMAADVTLEK